Proteins found in one Campylobacter lari genomic segment:
- the rimM gene encoding ribosome maturation factor RimM (Essential for efficient processing of 16S rRNA) produces the protein MKNDLVQVAKLGKSVGLKGYVKLHNLSDFYEQFKIGAKFFDINQKIYTIKAFDKTRSLVLFEGFESVEIAKTLTNIILFQTIEATKETCKLKKDEYFYFDIIGCDIIENEQKLGIVEDILENGAGFLFCIKCDEKLQTKVKNFYIPYVDKYIQKIDIENKKIFTQSALDILENS, from the coding sequence TTGAAGAATGATTTGGTCCAAGTTGCTAAACTTGGGAAAAGTGTTGGTTTAAAAGGTTATGTAAAATTACATAATCTTAGTGATTTTTATGAGCAGTTTAAAATAGGTGCTAAATTTTTTGATATTAATCAAAAAATTTACACCATAAAAGCTTTTGATAAAACTAGATCTTTGGTTTTATTTGAAGGCTTTGAAAGTGTTGAGATTGCCAAAACATTAACCAATATTATTCTTTTTCAAACTATTGAAGCTACAAAAGAAACTTGCAAATTAAAAAAAGATGAATATTTTTATTTTGACATAATTGGATGCGATATTATTGAAAATGAGCAAAAATTAGGTATAGTTGAAGACATTTTGGAAAATGGAGCAGGATTTTTATTTTGTATAAAATGTGATGAAAAACTACAAACAAAGGTTAAAAACTTTTATATTCCCTATGTTGATAAATATATTCAAAAAATTGATATAGAAAATAAAAAAATATTCACGCAATCTGCTTTAGATATTTTAGAAAATTCATGA
- a CDS encoding KH domain-containing protein gives MVENFLREYAKLIVDFPEKVDIQRQNLENNFAEIIIYVDPSDTGKLIGKNGKLINAIKTVIMAYKVKDATSYRITVKAIEE, from the coding sequence ATGGTTGAAAATTTTTTAAGAGAATACGCAAAATTAATTGTTGATTTTCCTGAAAAAGTTGATATACAAAGACAAAATTTAGAAAATAATTTTGCTGAAATTATCATTTATGTCGATCCATCTGATACTGGTAAGTTGATCGGAAAAAATGGAAAATTAATCAACGCAATAAAAACAGTCATTATGGCTTACAAAGTTAAAGATGCAACTTCATATCGTATAACGGTAAAAGCCATTGAAGAATGA
- the rpsP gene encoding 30S ribosomal protein S16, with translation MTVIRLTKMGRKKRPFYRIVVTDSRKRRDGSWIESIGYYNPMVEPEVVKFDAERLAYWKSVGAKLSDRVAAITSK, from the coding sequence ATGACAGTAATCAGACTTACAAAAATGGGACGTAAAAAAAGACCATTTTATCGTATAGTTGTAACTGATAGTAGAAAAAGACGTGATGGTAGCTGGATAGAAAGCATTGGATATTATAATCCTATGGTTGAACCTGAAGTGGTAAAATTTGATGCTGAGCGTTTAGCTTATTGGAAAAGCGTAGGTGCTAAATTGAGCGATAGAGTAGCAGCTATTACAAGCAAATAA
- the ffh gene encoding signal recognition particle protein, with protein MFEIVSESFKSAVNKLRFVDDEKALKNALDTLKKALLKADVHHKVTKELLTLVENDVKTNGIGQKQFLDSIKKNLEEILSIKGKNQGFVFASKPPTVVLMCGLQGGGKTTTTVKIANYLKLRNKKVLIAACDLQRLAAVEQLRQLTQANELDLFFIENESNPLNVAKQALEKANNSMYDVLLVDTAGRLAIDTALMNELKEVKAILNPDEVFYVADAMSGQDGVKTASSFNEALEITGVILSKFDADTKGGVALGIAKQIGVPLRFIGVGEKVADLEVFIPDRIVNRIMGEGDLATLAEKTAAIIDEKEAKKLNKKIKKGEFNFNDFLNQMESVKKLGSMKSIIGMIPGLSSMAANIKDIDLDNSKEIIHIKAMISSMTPKERENPDLLNNARKRRIAEGAGLSQMEVNRFLKQFSNAAKLAKKFSNKKGMENFMNMLQQAKRPQ; from the coding sequence GTGTTTGAAATAGTTAGTGAGTCATTTAAATCCGCGGTTAATAAACTTCGTTTTGTTGATGATGAAAAAGCTTTAAAAAACGCTCTTGACACTTTAAAAAAAGCCCTTTTAAAAGCAGATGTGCATCATAAAGTTACTAAAGAATTGCTTACTTTAGTAGAAAATGATGTGAAAACTAATGGTATAGGTCAAAAACAATTTTTAGATTCAATTAAGAAAAATTTAGAAGAAATTCTTAGTATTAAAGGTAAAAATCAAGGTTTTGTGTTTGCTAGTAAGCCACCTACGGTTGTTTTGATGTGTGGTTTACAAGGCGGTGGTAAAACTACTACTACGGTAAAAATTGCTAATTACTTAAAGCTAAGAAATAAAAAAGTGCTAATTGCTGCATGTGACTTACAGAGATTAGCTGCAGTAGAACAGCTAAGACAACTCACTCAAGCTAATGAGCTTGATTTGTTTTTTATAGAAAATGAAAGTAATCCTTTGAATGTAGCTAAACAAGCTTTAGAAAAAGCAAACAATTCTATGTATGATGTTTTGCTTGTAGATACTGCCGGCCGTTTAGCAATCGATACAGCTTTGATGAATGAGCTTAAAGAAGTAAAAGCTATTTTAAATCCTGATGAAGTGTTTTATGTAGCTGATGCTATGAGTGGTCAAGATGGTGTTAAAACTGCAAGTAGCTTTAATGAAGCTTTAGAAATTACAGGGGTTATTTTAAGTAAATTCGATGCAGATACTAAAGGCGGTGTTGCACTAGGCATAGCAAAGCAAATTGGTGTGCCTCTAAGATTTATTGGTGTTGGTGAGAAAGTAGCTGATTTAGAAGTGTTTATCCCTGATAGAATTGTTAATCGTATCATGGGCGAGGGCGATTTAGCGACTTTAGCTGAAAAAACCGCAGCGATTATTGATGAAAAAGAAGCAAAAAAACTGAACAAAAAAATTAAAAAAGGCGAATTTAATTTTAATGATTTTTTAAATCAAATGGAAAGCGTTAAAAAACTTGGTAGTATGAAATCAATCATTGGTATGATACCTGGCTTATCGTCTATGGCAGCAAATATTAAAGATATTGATTTAGATAATTCTAAAGAAATTATTCATATCAAGGCAATGATTTCATCAATGACACCAAAAGAAAGAGAAAATCCTGATTTACTAAACAATGCAAGAAAGCGTCGTATCGCAGAGGGTGCTGGTTTATCTCAAATGGAAGTAAATCGCTTTTTAAAACAATTTAGTAATGCAGCTAAATTGGCAAAGAAATTTTCAAATAAAAAAGGAATGGAAAACTTTATGAATATGTTGCAGCAAGCTAAAAGACCGCAATAA
- a CDS encoding 23S RNA-specific pseudouridylate synthase, producing the protein MQEKAYKLLAMQEKISNNAAKDLIDKGCVFAMGKKVVIARALMSSKTRFVVQKIKKAKILFEDDKIISLNKPYGEISENLESVYNAKLINRLDKETSGVLLLSKDEEFRLRCIQEYKKQNVYKSYLAIVDGVIAEELEICEKITTIKNKSGAFSKIDKFGLEAHTQVIPLMVNAKKTLIKAVIKTGRTHQIRVHLNHIKHGIIGDEKYAKISSSRMYLHSYETHIFDYQFKALLDESFNAYGFEVKNLNF; encoded by the coding sequence ATGCAAGAAAAAGCTTATAAATTGCTTGCAATGCAAGAAAAAATTTCTAATAATGCAGCAAAAGACTTGATTGACAAAGGCTGTGTTTTTGCTATGGGTAAAAAGGTTGTTATAGCTAGAGCTTTGATGAGTTCTAAAACAAGATTTGTTGTGCAAAAAATCAAGAAAGCAAAAATACTTTTTGAAGATGATAAAATCATATCCTTAAATAAGCCTTATGGAGAAATTAGTGAGAATTTAGAAAGTGTTTATAATGCTAAATTAATCAATAGACTTGATAAAGAAACAAGCGGGGTTTTACTTTTAAGTAAAGATGAGGAATTTAGACTAAGATGTATTCAAGAATATAAAAAGCAAAATGTTTATAAAAGTTATTTAGCTATTGTTGATGGGGTAATCGCTGAAGAACTTGAAATTTGTGAAAAAATAACTACTATAAAAAATAAATCCGGAGCCTTTAGTAAAATTGATAAATTTGGCTTAGAAGCTCATACTCAGGTTATACCTTTAATGGTAAATGCTAAAAAAACTTTAATAAAAGCGGTCATTAAAACAGGTAGAACACATCAAATCAGAGTGCATTTAAATCATATAAAACATGGCATTATTGGCGATGAAAAATATGCAAAAATTAGCTCTTCTAGGATGTATTTGCATTCTTATGAAACGCATATTTTTGATTATCAATTTAAAGCTTTGCTCGATGAGAGCTTTAATGCATATGGTTTTGAAGTAAAAAATTTAAATTTTTAA
- the waaA gene encoding lipid IV(A) 3-deoxy-D-manno-octulosonic acid transferase yields MIFFYYIFTVIIYVITAPFLLILSFCKEKYKISLKSRFFLYKNLKQKQGDVYFHACSFGEIKSLVPLIKLFPTCKISTITQTGFDEALKYSKNVNFFPFEIFIPFWMRPCKVLVIFEAELWLVLVFMAKFYNAKVILLNARISDRSLKNYKRFSFFYRLIFKYIDVVFAQSQKDKERLECLGAKNVIAYKNIKVNIKQEQAKNYSKPKARIIIFASTHENEEQLLLDEIKLEENDKLVIAPRHPERFSKVEGILKDFCHKNHYNMQKFSDFVLSENDFANFFNAKCLLLDTLGELESFYKISDVVFLCGSFVNNIGGHNPIEAARWNNVIISGKYFFNQESLYQEVYGLYICENVKDINDFLKQKLLQAQLKEQSDLSEVILSIKEGLDARKSL; encoded by the coding sequence TTGATTTTTTTTTATTATATTTTTACTGTGATTATATATGTAATCACAGCTCCTTTTTTATTGATTTTAAGTTTTTGCAAGGAAAAGTATAAAATATCATTAAAATCAAGATTTTTTCTTTACAAAAATTTAAAACAAAAACAAGGTGATGTGTATTTTCATGCTTGTTCTTTTGGTGAAATTAAAAGCCTTGTCCCCTTAATAAAACTTTTTCCAACTTGTAAAATTTCAACTATTACTCAAACTGGATTTGATGAAGCTTTAAAGTATTCTAAAAATGTAAATTTTTTTCCATTTGAAATTTTCATACCTTTTTGGATGAGACCTTGTAAAGTTTTGGTTATTTTTGAAGCAGAGCTTTGGCTTGTACTTGTGTTTATGGCTAAATTTTATAACGCAAAAGTGATTTTGTTAAACGCTAGAATTAGTGATAGATCTTTAAAAAATTACAAGCGCTTTAGTTTTTTTTATCGTTTGATTTTTAAATATATTGATGTTGTATTTGCACAAAGTCAAAAAGACAAAGAAAGATTAGAGTGTTTGGGTGCTAAAAATGTTATAGCATATAAAAATATCAAAGTTAATATAAAACAAGAACAAGCGAAAAACTATTCCAAACCTAAAGCTAGGATTATTATATTTGCTAGTACGCATGAAAATGAAGAGCAATTGTTGCTTGATGAGATTAAACTAGAAGAAAATGATAAATTGGTTATTGCCCCAAGACATCCAGAACGTTTTAGTAAAGTTGAGGGAATTTTAAAAGATTTTTGTCATAAAAACCACTATAATATGCAAAAATTTTCAGACTTTGTTTTAAGCGAAAATGATTTTGCAAATTTTTTTAATGCTAAGTGTTTATTGCTAGATACTTTAGGTGAGCTAGAAAGTTTTTATAAGATTAGTGATGTAGTTTTTTTATGTGGCTCTTTTGTAAATAATATAGGTGGGCATAATCCTATAGAAGCAGCTAGATGGAATAATGTTATTATCTCAGGGAAATATTTTTTTAATCAAGAAAGTTTATATCAAGAAGTTTATGGTTTGTATATTTGTGAGAATGTAAAAGATATAAATGATTTTTTAAAGCAAAAATTATTACAAGCACAGCTTAAAGAACAAAGTGATTTAAGTGAAGTTATATTAAGTATAAAAGAAGGTTTAGATGCAAGAAAAAGCTTATAA
- a CDS encoding zinc ribbon domain-containing protein — protein sequence MSKYLEQLITLSQIDKELDGFTNKVEDATKDLKEKRNLLDKTEEEIASFEKDIKDIENQKIQNNNHIAEFGVKIKEIAKKSAAVKTEKEANALKIEEDIAKEQLDAANEEIERLDKILENKEKFIQELQTKRNELENEVDQIDAQTRAVLVDIEKDRLQIYDKKVKLMGEINQKVLTFYEKIRKWAGNSAVVPVKKHACYGCFMRIYDKTYLAVLKGDEIITCPHCGRILYKEKEEN from the coding sequence ATGAGTAAATATTTAGAACAACTTATAACTTTATCACAAATTGATAAAGAACTTGATGGTTTTACAAATAAAGTAGAAGATGCTACAAAAGATTTAAAAGAAAAGCGTAATTTACTTGATAAAACTGAAGAAGAAATTGCTAGTTTTGAGAAAGATATTAAAGATATAGAAAATCAAAAAATTCAAAACAACAATCATATTGCAGAATTTGGTGTAAAAATAAAAGAAATAGCCAAAAAAAGTGCAGCAGTAAAAACTGAAAAAGAAGCAAATGCTTTAAAAATTGAAGAGGATATAGCTAAAGAACAACTTGATGCAGCAAATGAAGAAATTGAAAGATTGGATAAAATTTTAGAAAATAAAGAAAAATTCATACAAGAATTACAAACTAAAAGAAACGAACTTGAAAATGAAGTGGATCAAATTGATGCTCAAACTAGAGCTGTATTAGTAGATATTGAAAAAGATAGATTGCAAATTTATGATAAGAAAGTTAAACTAATGGGTGAAATAAATCAAAAAGTTTTAACTTTTTATGAAAAAATTAGAAAATGGGCGGGAAATAGCGCTGTAGTACCTGTAAAAAAACATGCTTGCTATGGTTGTTTTATGAGAATTTATGATAAAACTTATTTGGCTGTTTTAAAAGGTGATGAAATCATAACTTGCCCACATTGTGGAAGAATTTTATACAAAGAAAAAGAAGAAAATTAA
- a CDS encoding Nif3-like dinuclear metal center hexameric protein encodes MKIKEIYDYLDTISPFNTQSSWDNSGLLLGTLDQEVNQIYLALDVDMHLIENARENSLFIVHHPLIFKGLKNLSGVFYPQNILTKMIQKNIALIAMHTNFDLSHLNAYFAREILGFKIKEQNEFLIYCDVDFKFSDLINHVKKSLKLDCIRVVNAGNEKIKTLAICTGSGGDLISSVKADCFLSGDFKYHQALESYHNKLSLIDIGHYESESCFGKILAKDLQKFHLEVIISVSKNPFQYF; translated from the coding sequence ATGAAAATTAAAGAAATTTATGATTATTTGGATACTATTAGCCCATTTAACACGCAAAGTTCATGGGATAATAGTGGCTTATTACTTGGAACTTTAGATCAAGAAGTAAATCAAATTTATCTTGCTCTTGATGTGGATATGCATTTAATTGAAAATGCACGTGAAAATTCACTTTTTATAGTTCATCATCCTTTGATTTTTAAAGGTTTAAAAAACTTAAGCGGGGTGTTTTATCCGCAAAATATTCTTACTAAAATGATACAAAAAAACATAGCTTTAATTGCTATGCATACGAATTTTGATTTAAGTCATTTAAATGCTTATTTTGCTCGTGAAATTTTAGGATTTAAAATCAAAGAACAAAATGAGTTTTTAATTTATTGTGATGTTGATTTTAAATTTAGCGATTTAATTAATCATGTAAAAAAAAGTTTAAAGCTTGATTGCATAAGAGTTGTAAACGCAGGTAATGAGAAAATTAAAACTTTAGCAATATGCACAGGCAGTGGTGGAGATTTAATTTCTAGTGTTAAGGCGGATTGTTTTTTAAGTGGAGATTTTAAATATCATCAAGCTTTGGAAAGTTATCATAATAAACTTAGTTTGATTGATATAGGACACTATGAAAGCGAATCTTGCTTTGGTAAAATTTTAGCAAAAGATTTGCAAAAATTTCATTTAGAAGTTATAATATCAGTTTCAAAAAATCCATTTCAATATTTTTAA
- the glyQ gene encoding glycine--tRNA ligase subunit alpha, producing the protein MTFSQMILNLQEFWQKQGCAIMQPYDFPAGAGTFHPATFLRSLGKKPWATAYVAPSRRPTDGRYGENPNRLGAYYQFQVLIKPSPDNIQELYLKSLENLGFDLKSHDIRFVEDNWESPSLGAWGLGWEVWLDGMEVTQFTYFQQVGGISVDLVSAEITYGLERLAMYLQDVDNVYDIVWNEFNGEKITYKDVHKQGEFEFSKYNFEVSDVKTLNVQFENAYNECKNALEAKLALPAYDYCMLAAHTFNLLDARGAISVTQRQDFMLKIRELSKNCALVYKESLDEN; encoded by the coding sequence ATGACCTTTTCTCAAATGATATTAAATTTGCAAGAATTTTGGCAAAAGCAAGGTTGTGCTATTATGCAACCTTATGACTTTCCAGCAGGTGCAGGGACTTTTCACCCGGCAACTTTTTTAAGAAGTTTAGGAAAAAAACCATGGGCAACTGCTTATGTGGCACCAAGTAGAAGACCAACTGATGGAAGATATGGTGAAAATCCTAATAGACTAGGTGCTTATTATCAATTTCAAGTTTTGATTAAACCAAGTCCTGATAATATCCAAGAATTATACTTAAAAAGTTTAGAAAATTTAGGTTTTGATTTAAAATCACATGATATTCGTTTTGTTGAAGATAACTGGGAAAGTCCAAGTTTAGGTGCTTGGGGTTTAGGTTGGGAAGTTTGGCTTGATGGTATGGAAGTGACACAATTTACTTATTTTCAACAAGTTGGCGGTATAAGCGTAGATTTAGTAAGTGCTGAAATTACCTATGGTTTAGAAAGACTTGCAATGTATTTACAAGATGTAGATAATGTGTATGATATAGTTTGGAATGAATTTAACGGTGAAAAAATTACTTATAAAGATGTTCATAAGCAAGGTGAGTTTGAATTTAGTAAATATAATTTTGAAGTAAGTGATGTTAAAACTTTAAATGTGCAATTTGAAAATGCTTATAATGAGTGTAAAAATGCATTAGAAGCAAAGCTTGCTTTACCCGCATATGATTATTGTATGTTAGCAGCGCATACTTTCAACTTGCTTGATGCAAGAGGAGCTATTTCAGTAACTCAAAGACAAGACTTTATGCTTAAAATTAGAGAATTATCTAAAAATTGTGCCTTGGTGTATAAAGAAAGTTTAGATGAAAATTAA
- a CDS encoding DUF3972 domain-containing protein produces MQTYLELKEFCQLVHLSEDVVKGMMANGALNFKEEEGKIYIEANQGTFSVVPMSSKQPAMVNSMTLAGESFVEKTIGTILNLHEKVLDAKDETLEALKGENKFLKDALYSMQELYDEDRKTIENLNEQLKYARNEVEFLKRKYKMMWNKTVELYANSPEKPEEIKDEK; encoded by the coding sequence ATGCAAACTTACTTGGAATTAAAAGAATTTTGTCAATTGGTGCATTTATCTGAAGATGTTGTAAAAGGAATGATGGCAAATGGTGCTTTAAATTTCAAAGAAGAAGAGGGTAAAATTTATATAGAAGCCAACCAAGGAACTTTTAGTGTGGTACCTATGAGCTCAAAACAACCTGCTATGGTAAACTCTATGACTTTAGCAGGAGAAAGTTTTGTAGAAAAAACCATAGGAACTATTTTAAATTTACATGAAAAAGTTCTTGATGCTAAGGATGAGACCTTAGAAGCTTTAAAGGGTGAGAATAAATTTTTAAAAGATGCTCTTTATTCTATGCAAGAACTTTATGATGAGGATAGAAAAACTATAGAAAATCTTAACGAGCAACTTAAATATGCGCGCAATGAAGTAGAATTTCTAAAAAGAAAATATAAAATGATGTGGAATAAAACAGTAGAATTGTATGCAAATTCGCCTGAAAAGCCAGAAGAAATAAAGGATGAAAAATGA